In Musa acuminata AAA Group cultivar baxijiao chromosome BXJ2-10, Cavendish_Baxijiao_AAA, whole genome shotgun sequence, a genomic segment contains:
- the LOC135624220 gene encoding dehydration-responsive element-binding protein 1F-like, with translation MDFEDSSSSCSSSSSFTSSSNQRFPSGLSTACSSPASRATAPSPKRKAGRKKFRETRHPVYHGVRERNGDRWVCEVREPRKKSRIWLGTFRTPEVAARAHDVAAIALRGESAHLNFPDSAWVLPRATSSAAEDVRRAAAEAAEMFGASETRSQQFSSSSTMPPAAPGEAGRTPATDGREAVAAPEAAAWMPSALFVDEEALFNMPGLLDDMARGMLLTPLAMQRGFDWDRVDEHYMDLSLWAD, from the coding sequence ATGGATTTTGAGGATTCCTCCTCCTCGtgctcgtcgtcctcctccttcacCTCCTCTTCCAATCAGCGCTTCCCCTCGGGCCTCTCGACCGCGTGCTCTTCGCCGGCCTCACGCGCCACGGCCCCTTCACCCAAGCGGAAGGCTGGGAGGAAGAAGTTTCGGGAGACGCGCCACCCGGTGTACCACGGCGTGCGGGAGCGCAACGGCGACAGGTGGGTATGCGAGGTGCGGGAGCCCCGCAAGAAAAGCCGCATCTGGCTGGGAACGTTCCGGACGCCGGAGGTGGCTGCCAGAGCGCACGACGTGGCCGCCATCGCGCTCCGGGGCGAATCGGCCCACCTCAACTTCCCAGACTCGGCCTGGGTTCTGCCGCGAGCGACGTCCTCCGCCGCGGAGGACGTCCGCCGCGCCGCTGCAGAGGCTGCCGAGATGTTTGGCGCTTCGGAAACGAGATCGCAGCAGTTTTCATCGTCGTCGACAATGCCGCCTGCCGCGCCAGGAGAAGCTGGAAGAACACCGGCAACGGATGGGAGGGAGGCGGTTGCAGCTCCGGAGGCCGCAGCTTGGATGCCATCCGCTTTGTTTGTGGATGAGGAGGCGCTGTTCAACATGCCAGGGTTGCTGGATGACATGGCGAGAGGAATGCTGCTGACGCCACTGGCCATGCAAAGAGGGTTCGATTGGGATCGGGTTGACGAACACTACATGGACCTGTCGTTATGGGCGGACTAA